A window from Pirellulales bacterium encodes these proteins:
- a CDS encoding fumarylacetoacetate hydrolase family protein: MRLVSYQSAAGSRVAVARDGALVDLNRADPSLPAAIVELLELGPTGIERAAAAVAAGKSFPMESVKLLAPVPRPEKVICVGLNYADHARETGKDPPPEPVIFCKFVTSVAAHGDPIVLPKSSRKVDYEAELVVVIGRAGRHIPVEESLAHVAGYCCGHDVSARDWQTGKPGGQWLLGKSFDGFAPFGPELVTADELGDSGNLRVQLRINGLTMQDSSTRQFIFSVAELVAYISGVCTLHTGDVIFTGTPPGVGFARKPPVFLKPGDVVEVEIERIGVLRNPVVAEQVA; this comes from the coding sequence ATGCGATTAGTCAGTTATCAAAGCGCCGCCGGGTCGCGGGTTGCCGTGGCTCGCGACGGGGCGCTCGTCGATCTCAATCGGGCCGATCCGTCGTTGCCCGCCGCGATCGTCGAGTTGCTCGAACTCGGGCCCACGGGAATCGAGCGCGCCGCGGCCGCGGTCGCCGCGGGGAAATCATTTCCGATGGAGAGCGTCAAGCTGCTAGCTCCCGTGCCGCGGCCTGAGAAAGTGATCTGCGTGGGGCTCAACTACGCCGATCATGCCCGCGAGACGGGCAAAGATCCTCCGCCAGAGCCGGTCATCTTTTGCAAGTTTGTGACGTCCGTCGCGGCGCACGGCGATCCGATCGTGCTCCCCAAATCGAGCCGAAAAGTTGACTACGAAGCGGAATTGGTCGTGGTCATCGGGCGAGCAGGCCGGCACATTCCAGTTGAAGAATCGCTCGCGCACGTAGCCGGGTATTGCTGCGGCCACGACGTATCAGCCCGCGACTGGCAGACGGGCAAGCCGGGCGGGCAGTGGCTGCTCGGGAAATCATTCGATGGCTTCGCTCCGTTTGGGCCCGAGTTGGTCACTGCCGATGAACTTGGTGATTCGGGGAATCTACGAGTTCAACTGCGAATTAACGGCCTGACGATGCAGGATTCCTCAACGCGCCAATTCATTTTTTCGGTTGCCGAATTGGTGGCATATATTTCGGGCGTTTGCACACTTCACACAGGCGACGTGATCTTTACCGGCACCCCCCCCGGAGTCGGCTTCGCCCGCAAGCCGCCGGTTTTCTTAAAGCCGGGCGACGTCGTTGAAGTGGAGATCGAGCGAATCGGCGTACTTCGCAATCCGGTCGTTGCGGAACAAGTCGCGTGA